The following coding sequences are from one Streptomyces sp. NBC_00536 window:
- a CDS encoding ATP-binding SpoIIE family protein phosphatase: MNFTRWSARFPGTQRRAAARTEHAAAQAKRGEGSVPAARGGRADPAGTGAGAERTPSTRDGCPADPTDATVSGTGTGSAAALAAVPSLDVLSVREVLGCLPARVALVHGPEHRIAYVNDAYTAGFGPRPTGAAAHEALPEIGELGLLPLLDQVLRSGKPRTAKNRKAPGGSSYTATCTPVEFPEADGAGRSAGVLIHLADVTDHAEAVERLRAAERRQREAVVTLQRSLLPQELEQPDDLRIAATYQPGGTEAAVGGDWYDVITLGAGRTALVIGDVMGRGVRAAAVMGQLRTAVRAYARLDLPPHEVLQLLDGLAAEIDASQIATCVYAVHDPSEGLLAYASAGHLPILVRDEDGTVRRAADPTGPPLGTGGWLHTSGTIALGPGSTAVLYTDGLVERRGEDIDEGVAALERALSGALGTPAVICDRLMRALGVDADHDDDVAVMVLQQPARVGSEAELFHNAALELLGGIEAAPRARAFAQGVLASWRFPIELCDLGVLAASELVANSLQHGTPPMRLRLRRTDRRLIVEVTDGDDHLPRRRRAEPADETGRGISIVATIASSWGTRRTPGGGKAVWCEFALPDKHPDKHPDR, translated from the coding sequence GTGAACTTCACGCGCTGGAGCGCCCGGTTTCCCGGAACGCAGCGCCGCGCCGCCGCCAGGACCGAACACGCCGCAGCCCAGGCCAAGCGGGGCGAAGGCTCCGTCCCGGCAGCCCGCGGCGGCCGCGCCGACCCCGCCGGCACCGGTGCCGGTGCCGAGCGGACCCCGTCCACCCGCGACGGCTGCCCCGCCGACCCCACGGACGCCACCGTCTCCGGCACCGGAACCGGCTCCGCCGCCGCGCTCGCCGCCGTCCCCTCCCTCGACGTGCTCTCCGTACGAGAGGTCCTCGGCTGCCTCCCCGCCCGCGTCGCGCTCGTCCACGGCCCCGAGCACCGCATCGCCTACGTCAACGACGCCTACACCGCCGGGTTCGGCCCCCGGCCCACCGGCGCCGCCGCCCACGAAGCCCTGCCCGAAATCGGCGAGCTCGGCCTGCTCCCGCTCCTCGACCAGGTCCTGCGCAGCGGCAAGCCCCGTACCGCCAAGAACCGCAAGGCACCCGGCGGCAGCTCCTACACCGCCACCTGCACCCCCGTGGAATTCCCCGAGGCCGACGGCGCGGGCCGCAGCGCGGGCGTACTGATCCACCTCGCCGACGTCACCGACCACGCAGAAGCCGTCGAACGGCTGCGCGCCGCCGAGCGCCGCCAGCGCGAGGCCGTCGTCACCCTCCAGCGCTCCCTGCTCCCCCAGGAACTGGAACAGCCCGACGACCTGCGCATCGCCGCCACCTACCAGCCCGGCGGCACCGAAGCCGCGGTCGGCGGCGACTGGTACGACGTCATCACCCTCGGCGCCGGCCGCACCGCCCTCGTCATCGGCGACGTGATGGGCCGCGGCGTCCGCGCCGCCGCCGTCATGGGCCAGCTGCGCACCGCCGTCCGCGCCTACGCCCGCCTCGACCTGCCCCCGCACGAAGTGCTCCAGCTCCTCGACGGACTCGCCGCCGAGATCGACGCCAGCCAGATCGCGACCTGCGTCTACGCCGTCCACGACCCCAGCGAGGGCCTGCTCGCCTACGCCTCCGCGGGCCACCTGCCCATCCTGGTCCGCGATGAGGACGGCACCGTCCGCAGAGCCGCCGACCCCACCGGTCCACCGCTCGGCACCGGCGGCTGGCTGCACACCTCCGGCACCATCGCCCTGGGACCCGGCTCCACCGCCGTCCTCTACACCGACGGCCTGGTCGAGCGCCGGGGCGAGGACATCGACGAGGGCGTGGCCGCCCTGGAACGCGCCCTCTCCGGCGCCCTGGGCACCCCCGCCGTCATCTGCGACCGGCTGATGCGCGCCCTGGGCGTGGACGCCGACCACGACGACGACGTCGCGGTCATGGTCCTCCAGCAGCCCGCCCGCGTCGGCTCGGAAGCCGAGCTGTTCCACAACGCCGCCCTGGAGCTGCTGGGCGGCATCGAGGCGGCCCCGCGTGCCCGTGCCTTCGCCCAGGGCGTCCTCGCCTCCTGGCGCTTCCCGATCGAGCTGTGCGACCTCGGGGTGCTGGCCGCCAGCGAACTCGTGGCGAACTCCCTCCAGCACGGCACCCCGCCGATGCGCCTGCGGCTGCGCCGCACCGACCGCCGCCTGATCGTCGAGGTCACCGACGGGGACGACCACCTCCCGCGCCGCCGCCGCGCCGAACCGGCCGACGAGACGGGCCGCGGCATCTCGATCGTCGCCACCATCGCCTCCTCGTGGGGCACCCGCCGCACCCCGGGCGGCGGCAAGGCCGTCTGGTGCGAGTTCGCCCTGCCGGACAAACACCCCGACAAGCACCCGGACAGGTAG
- a CDS encoding MFS transporter, whose product MGAAMRRIQAGNALTAFGIGFTVPFLYIYVAQVRDLGAATATCAFVAFALGALLALPLTGRIIDRRGPVPVVMGAAVAASVGAISLGLSTGVVPILLSALALGAGQAVMQPALATMIVWCSTPSTRTRAFALQFFMQNLGLGIGGLIGGQIVDVTRPGSFTLLFSIEAVMFLVLAGVIATVRMPHAPSIKDAVPKDPAQAGGSGWKRLLEHKAMVQLCVLGFVIFFACYGQFESGLAAFGTEAAGISPSTLGFALAANTGAIVVAQFVVLRLVEKRRRSRVIALVGVIWTGAWLIAGFSGLGHGSAMMAAAAFITTYALFGIGEAMLSPTLAPLVADLAPEGSVGQYNSAFALVKQMALALGPLGVPVGAGVPMLYIGIFVVVSLGIAWLALRLGKRLTPVQDNPSLLKGAPAAVAAPRAAAVAEPVSA is encoded by the coding sequence ATGGGCGCTGCGATGCGGAGGATCCAGGCCGGTAACGCGCTGACCGCGTTCGGTATCGGTTTCACGGTTCCGTTCCTCTATATCTACGTGGCGCAGGTGCGGGATCTGGGTGCGGCCACCGCGACGTGCGCCTTCGTGGCGTTCGCCCTGGGCGCTCTCCTCGCGCTGCCCCTGACCGGTCGGATCATCGACCGGCGCGGGCCCGTCCCCGTGGTCATGGGCGCGGCGGTCGCCGCGTCCGTGGGTGCGATATCGCTGGGGCTGTCGACCGGCGTCGTCCCGATCCTGCTGTCCGCGCTGGCGCTGGGCGCCGGTCAGGCCGTGATGCAGCCCGCGCTGGCCACGATGATCGTGTGGTGCTCGACCCCGAGCACCCGGACGCGCGCCTTCGCGCTGCAGTTCTTCATGCAGAACCTGGGTCTGGGCATCGGCGGCCTCATAGGCGGCCAGATCGTGGACGTGACGCGTCCCGGCAGCTTCACCCTGCTGTTCAGCATCGAGGCCGTGATGTTCCTGGTGCTGGCGGGCGTGATCGCCACCGTGCGGATGCCGCACGCGCCGAGCATCAAGGACGCGGTGCCGAAGGACCCCGCCCAGGCCGGCGGGAGCGGCTGGAAGCGGCTTCTGGAGCACAAGGCGATGGTCCAGCTCTGCGTGCTGGGCTTCGTGATCTTCTTCGCTTGCTACGGACAGTTCGAGTCGGGTCTCGCCGCCTTCGGTACCGAGGCCGCCGGGATCTCCCCCTCCACCCTCGGTTTCGCGCTGGCCGCCAACACCGGTGCGATCGTCGTGGCGCAGTTCGTGGTGCTGCGGCTGGTCGAGAAGCGGCGCCGGTCGCGCGTCATCGCGCTGGTCGGTGTGATCTGGACGGGCGCCTGGCTCATAGCCGGGTTCTCGGGCCTGGGGCACGGCAGCGCCATGATGGCCGCCGCCGCGTTCATCACGACGTACGCCCTCTTCGGCATCGGTGAGGCGATGCTGTCGCCGACGCTGGCCCCGCTGGTCGCGGATCTGGCGCCGGAGGGTTCCGTCGGTCAGTACAACTCGGCTTTCGCCCTGGTCAAGCAGATGGCGCTGGCGCTCGGCCCGCTGGGCGTGCCGGTCGGCGCCGGGGTGCCGATGCTGTACATCGGGATCTTCGTCGTGGTCTCGCTCGGGATCGCCTGGCTCGCGCTGCGGCTCGGCAAGCGGCTGACGCCGGTGCAGGACAACCCGTCGCTGCTGAAGGGCGCGCCGGCTGCGGTGGCGGCTCCGCGGGCCGCTGCCGTCGCCGAGCCCGTCTCGGCGTAG
- a CDS encoding MarR family winged helix-turn-helix transcriptional regulator: MGDTPDGTTPVHEPSLDEQIAVYQREFQDLDPQVEKVVSALSRLNRRMNVAYGRQTAALGISNAEWEVLKALVLAGDPYRMGPSELAKQLGLTPAAMTHRIDRMTADGLVTRERDESNRVRVIVELTNEGRSKWLDAMRAATVFEEDLLQDLSTAERALLGDILTRLLDRVEGLQSPA; encoded by the coding sequence ATGGGTGACACCCCCGACGGCACTACGCCCGTCCACGAGCCGAGCCTCGATGAGCAGATCGCCGTCTATCAGCGCGAGTTCCAGGACCTCGACCCCCAGGTCGAGAAGGTCGTGTCGGCCCTGAGCCGCCTCAACCGCCGGATGAACGTCGCGTACGGCCGCCAGACGGCGGCCCTGGGCATCAGCAACGCCGAGTGGGAGGTCCTCAAGGCCCTCGTGCTCGCGGGCGACCCGTACCGGATGGGCCCGAGCGAGCTGGCCAAGCAGCTGGGCCTGACGCCGGCCGCGATGACCCACCGGATCGACCGCATGACCGCGGACGGCCTGGTGACGCGCGAGCGGGACGAGTCCAACCGGGTCCGCGTGATCGTGGAGCTGACGAACGAGGGCCGCAGCAAGTGGCTCGACGCGATGCGCGCGGCCACGGTCTTCGAGGAGGACCTCCTCCAGGACCTCTCCACGGCGGAGCGCGCCCTCCTCGGCGACATCCTCACGCGCCTGCTGGACCGGGTCGAAGGCCTCCAGTCGCCCGCCTGA
- a CDS encoding cytidine deaminase, whose translation MTTQTPHVDHELIEAAAHVARTRCRGDNHTMAAAARARDGRIITAVNAYHFTGGPCAELVVIGAAAAQGAYELDTIVAVGDRDRGVVPPCGRCRQALLDYFPTLKVIVGTADRIRTVPITDLLPETYVWADHQLEAE comes from the coding sequence ATGACTACGCAGACCCCCCACGTCGACCACGAACTGATCGAGGCCGCGGCGCACGTCGCCCGCACGCGCTGCCGGGGCGACAACCACACCATGGCGGCGGCGGCCCGCGCCCGGGACGGCAGGATCATCACGGCGGTGAACGCCTATCACTTCACGGGCGGCCCCTGCGCCGAGCTGGTCGTCATCGGCGCGGCCGCAGCCCAGGGCGCCTACGAACTCGACACGATCGTCGCCGTGGGCGACCGCGACCGCGGAGTTGTTCCCCCCTGCGGGCGGTGCCGCCAGGCCCTCCTCGACTACTTCCCGACCCTCAAGGTCATCGTCGGCACGGCCGACCGCATCCGCACGGTCCCCATCACCGACCTGCTCCCCGAAACCTACGTCTGGGCGGACCACCAGCTCGAAGCCGAATGA
- a CDS encoding maleylpyruvate isomerase N-terminal domain-containing protein, translated as MDDFSRSWTALRTAVAGLSDEDFGRPSGCAGWLVRDLVCHLVIDAQDVLITLVTPVEAEPTRDAVTYWDIVEPPTGDDPLDALVVRLAAAYGEPWLLKFHLDDVGSAAGRAAGLADRALRVGTRDQVLTAGDYLAAYVLEWTLHHLDLIAHLPAAAEPPYEGLARSRELLERIAGAQFPATFSDTDALLIGTGRRTASGEQAAELGELAERLPFVLG; from the coding sequence GTGGATGACTTCTCGCGCTCATGGACTGCGTTGCGCACGGCGGTTGCCGGGCTTTCGGACGAGGACTTCGGGCGGCCGTCCGGGTGTGCCGGGTGGCTGGTCCGGGACTTGGTGTGTCATCTGGTCATCGACGCCCAGGACGTGCTGATCACGCTGGTCACTCCGGTGGAGGCGGAGCCGACCCGGGACGCGGTGACCTACTGGGACATCGTCGAGCCCCCGACCGGTGACGACCCGCTCGATGCGCTGGTCGTGCGGCTCGCGGCTGCGTACGGGGAGCCGTGGCTGCTCAAGTTCCACCTCGACGACGTCGGGTCCGCCGCCGGCCGCGCCGCCGGGCTCGCGGACCGGGCGCTCCGGGTGGGTACGCGGGACCAGGTGCTCACCGCGGGGGACTACCTGGCGGCGTACGTCCTGGAGTGGACGCTGCACCACCTCGACCTGATCGCGCACCTCCCGGCCGCGGCGGAGCCGCCTTACGAGGGGCTCGCCCGGTCACGTGAGCTGCTGGAGCGGATCGCCGGTGCGCAGTTCCCCGCGACCTTCTCCGATACGGACGCGCTGCTCATCGGTACCGGGCGTCGGACCGCGAGTGGGGAACAGGCCGCTGAGCTGGGTGAGTTGGCGGAGCGCCTGCCGTTCGTTCTCGGGTGA
- a CDS encoding LysR family transcriptional regulator, giving the protein MDLDTVRTFVAVADTGQFQEAAVELAVTQQAVSKRIAALERSLGVRLFIRTARGADLTIDGQAFLPHARELLRVAERAVASVHPGSRPLRVDVLASRGAQAGLMRAFHRAHPEIDLDVVMLFEIETAIANIRSGAIDASFRAVGAPGRPLPEDIESVRVLDEPLQLLTGPAHALAGARSVTLAQLAGHRIWMPGIVPGTEWAAYYDDLVAEFGLTIEATGPNFGSDALLDTIADTPALATFMGEHTRLVWPAGHGLRRIPVTDPTPVYPHSLIWRRDNPHPALTALRDHLRAVQPGHPADDTWTPAWTRR; this is encoded by the coding sequence ATGGACCTCGACACCGTCCGGACCTTCGTCGCCGTCGCCGACACGGGGCAGTTCCAGGAAGCCGCCGTCGAGCTGGCGGTCACCCAGCAGGCCGTCTCCAAGCGCATCGCCGCGCTGGAGCGCAGCCTCGGCGTACGGCTGTTCATCCGCACCGCGCGCGGCGCCGACCTCACCATCGACGGGCAGGCGTTCCTGCCCCACGCGCGCGAGCTGCTGCGCGTCGCCGAGCGCGCGGTCGCCTCCGTACACCCCGGCAGCCGTCCGCTCCGCGTCGACGTGCTCGCCTCGCGCGGCGCGCAGGCGGGCCTGATGCGCGCCTTCCACCGTGCGCACCCCGAGATCGACCTCGACGTGGTGATGCTGTTCGAAATCGAGACGGCCATCGCCAACATCCGTTCCGGTGCGATCGACGCGTCCTTCCGTGCCGTCGGTGCGCCCGGGCGGCCGCTTCCCGAGGACATCGAGTCCGTCCGGGTCCTCGACGAGCCGCTCCAGCTCCTCACCGGCCCCGCCCACGCGCTGGCGGGCGCCCGGTCGGTGACCCTCGCCCAGCTCGCCGGGCACCGGATCTGGATGCCCGGCATCGTCCCCGGCACCGAGTGGGCCGCCTACTACGACGATCTCGTCGCCGAATTCGGCCTCACCATCGAGGCCACCGGCCCCAACTTCGGCTCCGACGCGCTCCTCGACACCATCGCCGACACCCCGGCCCTGGCCACCTTCATGGGTGAGCACACGCGCCTCGTCTGGCCCGCCGGCCACGGCCTGCGCCGCATCCCGGTGACCGACCCGACGCCCGTCTACCCGCACTCACTGATCTGGCGCCGCGACAACCCGCACCCCGCCCTCACCGCACTCCGCGACCACCTGCGCGCCGTCCAGCCCGGCCACCCCGCCGACGACACGTGGACCCCCGCCTGGACACGGCGCTGA
- a CDS encoding MFS transporter produces MVGGRRLGRRFGWLWAAYGVSTFGTWLAFDAFSLIAILVLHAGPAQVSALTAAGLAVGAVVAVPLGPWVEFRRKRPVMIAMDLIRFAALMSVPAAYALGLLGFGQLLVVSVVVGAADIAFNAASGAYLKALVRPEDLLVANGRFESTTWTATVLGPPAGTAAIGLFGPVMTVVANAVSYLLSAAGLRAIGGGGEPRPVRTDGPGARLRPGDLLEGWRYVLTHPTLRPLFFNTVLVSGLIMASLPLLAVLMLGDLGFAPWQYGLAFGLPCVGGIVGARLSRRLVTRFGRHKVMLTAGALRACWSLGLAFVRPGVTGLVLVVVVEFGLITCMGVFNPVFATYRLDQTAPDRIARTLSAWSVTSKVTVAAMTGLWGLLAGITGPRTAIAVAGLLLLVTPFLLPRHDHETAPAPEARSTLS; encoded by the coding sequence ATGGTGGGCGGAAGGCGGTTGGGCCGGCGGTTCGGGTGGCTGTGGGCGGCGTACGGGGTGAGCACCTTCGGCACGTGGCTCGCCTTCGACGCGTTCTCCCTCATCGCGATCCTCGTGCTGCACGCCGGGCCGGCCCAGGTGTCGGCGCTGACGGCCGCGGGGCTGGCGGTGGGGGCGGTGGTCGCGGTGCCGCTCGGGCCGTGGGTGGAGTTCCGGCGCAAGCGGCCGGTGATGATCGCGATGGACCTGATCCGGTTCGCGGCCCTGATGAGCGTCCCCGCCGCCTACGCACTCGGTCTGCTCGGGTTCGGCCAGCTCCTGGTCGTGTCCGTCGTCGTCGGTGCGGCCGACATCGCCTTCAACGCGGCGAGTGGCGCGTATCTGAAGGCGCTGGTGCGGCCGGAGGACCTGCTCGTCGCGAACGGGCGGTTCGAGTCCACCACTTGGACCGCCACGGTGCTCGGCCCGCCGGCCGGCACGGCCGCGATCGGACTGTTCGGCCCGGTGATGACCGTGGTGGCCAACGCGGTCAGCTACCTGCTCTCCGCCGCGGGGCTACGGGCGATCGGCGGCGGCGGTGAGCCGCGCCCCGTGCGCACGGACGGGCCCGGGGCGCGGCTGCGGCCCGGCGACCTGCTCGAAGGGTGGCGGTACGTCCTCACGCACCCCACCCTGCGTCCCCTGTTCTTCAATACGGTCCTGGTCAGCGGCCTGATCATGGCGAGCCTGCCGCTGCTCGCCGTCCTCATGCTCGGCGACCTCGGGTTCGCCCCCTGGCAGTACGGCCTCGCCTTCGGCCTGCCCTGCGTCGGCGGGATCGTCGGCGCGCGGCTGTCCCGCCGGCTCGTCACACGGTTCGGCCGGCACAAGGTGATGCTCACCGCCGGTGCGCTGCGCGCGTGCTGGTCGCTCGGGCTGGCCTTCGTCCGGCCCGGCGTGACCGGGCTGGTGCTGGTCGTGGTGGTCGAGTTCGGGCTGATCACCTGCATGGGTGTCTTCAACCCGGTGTTCGCCACCTACCGGCTCGACCAGACGGCGCCGGACCGGATCGCCCGCACCCTGTCGGCGTGGTCGGTCACCAGCAAGGTGACGGTCGCGGCCATGACCGGGCTGTGGGGCCTGCTGGCCGGTATCACCGGCCCCCGCACCGCGATCGCCGTCGCCGGCCTCCTCCTGCTGGTCACCCCTTTCCTGCTTCCCCGGCACGACCACGAAACCGCCCCGGCGCCAGAAGCAAGGAGCACACTCTCGTGA
- a CDS encoding cysteine hydrolase family protein, which yields MNTTPALDPARTALLVMDFQPAVLAHLPEGQDGEALLARVEGAIADIRASGGAVAYVRVGFTEADWDAVPAANKSFGPLAEYRLMHDEDPATAVHERLAPREGDIVVRKVRYGAMSTTDLDEQLRERGITTLVVAGFSTSGVVLSTVIDAADRDYGVYVLSDGIADPDPEVHEILLRRVLPARAHIIDTAELHGLLCGLRGRTRGR from the coding sequence GTGAACACCACCCCCGCACTCGACCCCGCGCGCACCGCCCTGCTCGTCATGGACTTCCAGCCCGCGGTCCTGGCCCATTTGCCCGAGGGCCAGGACGGCGAGGCCCTGCTGGCCCGTGTGGAAGGTGCCATTGCCGACATCCGCGCCAGTGGCGGAGCCGTCGCCTACGTCCGCGTCGGTTTTACGGAGGCCGACTGGGACGCGGTCCCGGCGGCGAACAAGTCCTTCGGCCCGCTGGCCGAGTACCGCCTCATGCACGACGAGGATCCGGCCACCGCCGTCCACGAGCGCCTGGCGCCGCGGGAGGGAGACATCGTGGTGCGCAAGGTCCGGTACGGCGCCATGTCCACCACCGACCTCGACGAGCAGCTGCGGGAGCGCGGGATCACCACCCTGGTCGTCGCCGGCTTCAGCACCAGCGGGGTCGTCCTGTCCACCGTCATCGACGCGGCCGACCGTGACTACGGCGTCTACGTGCTGTCCGACGGCATCGCCGACCCCGACCCCGAAGTCCACGAGATCCTGCTGCGCCGGGTCCTTCCCGCGCGGGCCCACATCATCGACACGGCCGAGCTGCACGGCTTGTTGTGCGGGTTGCGCGGGCGTACGCGGGGGCGTTGA